In one Ornithinimicrobium pratense genomic region, the following are encoded:
- a CDS encoding ABC transporter substrate-binding protein: MTARPKTYLLALVAAGSLTLGACGGGTLGGGGDDDEGPVKIGLLVPQSGVYTSLGDDMRAGFEVYLDQHDNQLGGQEVEVILADEGETADSGRAAADRLVQQDQVHVVTGVVNSAVMNGIVDLFEGGEIPLVGSNASPTTLTDVEYIWRTSYVNDEPGEALGAYVAENTEGSVYFLAADYQAGIDEVTGFKSTFEPAAGEIAGEVYTPFPATTNFQPFLANARSSGAEAMFTFYAGGAAVEFVKQYEQFGLKDEITHYSAGFLTEGGVLDGQGDSALGTFTSMNYNYDLENELNAQFVADYEEKTDRKPTTYAMASYDAAKVLDLAIAEAGGPDSQAINEAIGGLGEIESPRGTWRFNDNGTPIQMWYLREVQEVDGELTNVVVEELGELGG, translated from the coding sequence ATGACCGCACGACCGAAGACATACCTGCTCGCTCTGGTGGCGGCCGGCTCGCTCACGCTCGGTGCCTGCGGAGGTGGCACCCTGGGCGGCGGCGGGGACGACGACGAGGGCCCGGTCAAGATCGGCCTGCTCGTGCCGCAGTCGGGCGTCTACACCAGCCTGGGCGACGACATGCGGGCCGGCTTCGAGGTCTACCTCGACCAGCACGACAACCAGCTCGGTGGCCAGGAGGTCGAGGTGATCCTGGCCGACGAGGGGGAGACCGCAGACAGTGGGCGCGCGGCGGCCGACCGCCTCGTCCAGCAGGACCAGGTCCACGTGGTGACCGGCGTGGTGAACTCCGCGGTGATGAACGGCATCGTCGACCTCTTCGAGGGCGGGGAGATCCCGCTGGTCGGCTCCAACGCCTCCCCGACCACCCTCACCGACGTCGAGTACATCTGGCGCACGTCCTACGTCAACGACGAGCCGGGTGAGGCACTGGGCGCCTATGTGGCGGAGAACACCGAGGGCAGCGTCTACTTCCTCGCCGCCGACTACCAGGCCGGCATCGACGAGGTCACCGGCTTCAAGAGCACCTTCGAGCCCGCCGCCGGCGAGATCGCGGGTGAGGTCTACACCCCGTTCCCGGCCACGACCAACTTCCAGCCGTTCCTGGCCAACGCCCGCTCCTCAGGCGCCGAGGCGATGTTCACCTTCTACGCCGGTGGTGCCGCGGTCGAGTTCGTCAAGCAGTATGAGCAGTTTGGCCTCAAGGACGAGATCACCCACTACTCCGCCGGCTTCCTCACCGAGGGCGGCGTGCTCGACGGGCAAGGCGACTCCGCACTGGGCACCTTCACCTCGATGAACTACAACTACGACCTGGAGAACGAGCTCAACGCCCAGTTCGTTGCCGACTACGAGGAGAAGACCGACCGCAAACCCACGACCTACGCGATGGCCTCCTACGACGCCGCGAAGGTGTTGGACCTCGCCATCGCCGAGGCGGGCGGGCCCGACTCCCAGGCGATCAACGAGGCCATCGGTGGACTGGGTGAGATCGAGTCGCCGCGCGGCACCTGGCGGTTCAACGACAACGGCACCCCGATCCAGATGTGGTACCTGCGCGAGGTCCAGGAGGTCGACGGCGAGCTGACCAACGTCGTGGTCGAAGAGCTGGGTGAGCTGGGTGGCTAA
- a CDS encoding RidA family protein produces MIELVNPPELGQPKGFSHAVVGTGRTVFLAGQTALSPEGVIVGDTVVEQFERALSNLLVSLHAAGGEPTDLATLTIYIVDVDDYKAHGREIGKVWRKLMGAHYPATAGIGVARLWDLEALVEVQGMAVVEPREGLAD; encoded by the coding sequence ATGATCGAACTCGTCAACCCGCCCGAGCTGGGCCAGCCCAAGGGCTTCAGCCATGCGGTCGTCGGCACCGGCAGGACGGTCTTCCTGGCCGGGCAGACCGCCCTCAGTCCCGAGGGGGTCATCGTCGGCGACACGGTCGTCGAGCAGTTCGAGCGGGCGCTGTCCAACCTGCTCGTCTCCCTGCACGCGGCAGGGGGTGAGCCGACCGACCTGGCCACCCTGACGATCTACATCGTCGACGTGGACGACTACAAGGCCCACGGCCGCGAGATCGGAAAGGTCTGGAGGAAGCTCATGGGAGCGCACTACCCGGCCACCGCCGGGATCGGCGTCGCGCGGCTCTGGGACCTCGAGGCGCTGGTCGAGGTGCAGGGGATGGCCGTCGTAGAGCCTCGGGAAGGCCTGGCCGACTGA